The Primulina eburnea isolate SZY01 chromosome 8, ASM2296580v1, whole genome shotgun sequence genome contains a region encoding:
- the LOC140838155 gene encoding plant cysteine oxidase 2 isoform X2, with translation MQMGMEQNGSGRKGNKDKRRQKRLSPVQRLYETCKEVFADCSPGIVPSPQNVEKLAAVLDQMTQADVGLSPNMRFFDNDRAPIITYLHLHECDRFSIGIFCLPPKSVIPLHNHPGMTVFSKLLFGKMHYKSYDWWNEMDANIDAATAHALQSDANGLRLAKLKVDSQFTAPCETSILYPAHGGNMHILTAKTACAVLDVLGPPYCDPEGRHCQYYHEFPLNNFPVESCRLVPEEEQDEFAWLMEREKPEDFYVVGVSYKGPKIATN, from the exons ATGCAAATGGGGATGGAACAAAACGGTAGTGGTAGAAAAGGTAATAAAGATAAGCGGAGACAGAAGAGACTGTCCCCTGTTCAAAGACTGTATGAGACTTGCAAGGAAGTGTTTGCCGATTGTTCCCCCGGTATTGTTCCATCGCCTCAAAACGTTGAAAAGCTTGCTGCTGTTCTGG ACCAGATGACTCAAGCGGATGTTGGCTTGAGTCCTAATATGCGGTTTTTCGACAATGATAGAGCTCCGATCATAACCTACCTGCACCTCCACGAGTGCGATAGATTCTCC ATTGGAATTTTCTGCTTGCCACCGAAAAGTGTCATTCCGCTACATAACCATCCTGGAATGACAGTTTTTAGTAAGCTTCTCTTTGGAAAAATGCATTACAAGTCATATGACTGGTGGAATGAGATGGATGCTAACATTGATGCCGCAACTGCCCACGCTCTGCAGA GCGATGCTAATGGATTACGTCTAGCAAAGCTCAAGGTGGACTCCCAGTTCACTGCTCCTTGTGAAACGTCGATTCTGTATCCGGCTCATGGAGGCAACATGCACATCCTAACAGCCAAGACTGCATGTGCAGTACTAGATGTGCTTGGCCCTCCATACTGTGATCCCGAGGGTCGTCATTGTCAATACTACCATGAGTTCCCATTAAACAATTTTCCGG TGGAGAGCTGCCGACTTGTACCTGAGGAAGAACAGGACGAGTTTGCATGGCTCATGGAGAGGGAAAAACCGGAAGATTTCTACGTAGTTGGCGTGTCATATAAGGGACCAAAGATAGCAACAAACTAA
- the LOC140838155 gene encoding plant cysteine oxidase 2 isoform X1 → MQMGMEQNGSGRKGNKDKRRQKRLSPVQRLYETCKEVFADCSPGIVPSPQNVEKLAAVLDQMTQADVGLSPNMRFFDNDRAPIITYLHLHECDRFSIGIFCLPPKSVIPLHNHPGMTVFSKLLFGKMHYKSYDWWNEMDANIDAATAHALQSDANGLRLAKLKVDSQFTAPCETSILYPAHGGNMHILTAKTACAVLDVLGPPYCDPEGRHCQYYHEFPLNNFPDSVESCRLVPEEEQDEFAWLMEREKPEDFYVVGVSYKGPKIATN, encoded by the exons ATGCAAATGGGGATGGAACAAAACGGTAGTGGTAGAAAAGGTAATAAAGATAAGCGGAGACAGAAGAGACTGTCCCCTGTTCAAAGACTGTATGAGACTTGCAAGGAAGTGTTTGCCGATTGTTCCCCCGGTATTGTTCCATCGCCTCAAAACGTTGAAAAGCTTGCTGCTGTTCTGG ACCAGATGACTCAAGCGGATGTTGGCTTGAGTCCTAATATGCGGTTTTTCGACAATGATAGAGCTCCGATCATAACCTACCTGCACCTCCACGAGTGCGATAGATTCTCC ATTGGAATTTTCTGCTTGCCACCGAAAAGTGTCATTCCGCTACATAACCATCCTGGAATGACAGTTTTTAGTAAGCTTCTCTTTGGAAAAATGCATTACAAGTCATATGACTGGTGGAATGAGATGGATGCTAACATTGATGCCGCAACTGCCCACGCTCTGCAGA GCGATGCTAATGGATTACGTCTAGCAAAGCTCAAGGTGGACTCCCAGTTCACTGCTCCTTGTGAAACGTCGATTCTGTATCCGGCTCATGGAGGCAACATGCACATCCTAACAGCCAAGACTGCATGTGCAGTACTAGATGTGCTTGGCCCTCCATACTGTGATCCCGAGGGTCGTCATTGTCAATACTACCATGAGTTCCCATTAAACAATTTTCCGG ATTCAGTGGAGAGCTGCCGACTTGTACCTGAGGAAGAACAGGACGAGTTTGCATGGCTCATGGAGAGGGAAAAACCGGAAGATTTCTACGTAGTTGGCGTGTCATATAAGGGACCAAAGATAGCAACAAACTAA
- the LOC140838155 gene encoding plant cysteine oxidase 2 isoform X3 translates to MQMGMEQNGSGRKGNKDKRRQKRLSPVQRLYETCKEVFADCSPDQMTQADVGLSPNMRFFDNDRAPIITYLHLHECDRFSIGIFCLPPKSVIPLHNHPGMTVFSKLLFGKMHYKSYDWWNEMDANIDAATAHALQSDANGLRLAKLKVDSQFTAPCETSILYPAHGGNMHILTAKTACAVLDVLGPPYCDPEGRHCQYYHEFPLNNFPDSVESCRLVPEEEQDEFAWLMEREKPEDFYVVGVSYKGPKIATN, encoded by the exons ATGCAAATGGGGATGGAACAAAACGGTAGTGGTAGAAAAGGTAATAAAGATAAGCGGAGACAGAAGAGACTGTCCCCTGTTCAAAGACTGTATGAGACTTGCAAGGAAGTGTTTGCCGATTGTTCCCCCG ACCAGATGACTCAAGCGGATGTTGGCTTGAGTCCTAATATGCGGTTTTTCGACAATGATAGAGCTCCGATCATAACCTACCTGCACCTCCACGAGTGCGATAGATTCTCC ATTGGAATTTTCTGCTTGCCACCGAAAAGTGTCATTCCGCTACATAACCATCCTGGAATGACAGTTTTTAGTAAGCTTCTCTTTGGAAAAATGCATTACAAGTCATATGACTGGTGGAATGAGATGGATGCTAACATTGATGCCGCAACTGCCCACGCTCTGCAGA GCGATGCTAATGGATTACGTCTAGCAAAGCTCAAGGTGGACTCCCAGTTCACTGCTCCTTGTGAAACGTCGATTCTGTATCCGGCTCATGGAGGCAACATGCACATCCTAACAGCCAAGACTGCATGTGCAGTACTAGATGTGCTTGGCCCTCCATACTGTGATCCCGAGGGTCGTCATTGTCAATACTACCATGAGTTCCCATTAAACAATTTTCCGG ATTCAGTGGAGAGCTGCCGACTTGTACCTGAGGAAGAACAGGACGAGTTTGCATGGCTCATGGAGAGGGAAAAACCGGAAGATTTCTACGTAGTTGGCGTGTCATATAAGGGACCAAAGATAGCAACAAACTAA
- the LOC140838156 gene encoding translation factor GUF1 homolog, mitochondrial isoform X1, with the protein MSSLCRASKILKSCGRTPSYLSTGRLSCTPNLSSILSWTQTTFFGSYPRENPNVDLSQYPPDKIRNFSIIAHVDHGKSTLADRLLELTGTIRKGHGQPQYLDKLQVERERGITVKAQTATMFHRHDLLGTDTNFLLNLIDTPGHVDFNYEVSRSLAACQGVLLVVDAAQGVQAQTVANFYLAFEANLSIIPVINKIDQPTADPDRVKAQLKAMFDLDPDEALLTSAKTGQGLEAVLPAVIKRIPPPPGQSSSPLRMLLLDSYYDEYKGVICHVAVFDGALQKGDKISSAATGQSYEVLDVGIMHPELTQTGVLFTGQVGYVVSGMRSTKEARVGDTLYHTRNSIDPLPGFKPVKHMVFSGLYPADGSDFEALNHAIERLTCNDASVSVTKESSTALGLGFRCGFLGLLHMDVFHQRLEQEHGAHVISTVPTVPYIFEYSDGSKIHIQNPAILPSNPKQRVTACWEPTVIATIIIPSEYVGAIITLCSERRGEQLEYSFIDSQRAFMKYRLPLREIVVDFYNELKSITSGYASFDYEEADYQASDLVKVDILLNGQPVDAMASIIHRSKAQRVGRELVEKLKKFIDRQMFEIIIQAAIGSKVIARETISAMRKNVLAKCYGGDVTRKKKLLEKQKEGKKRMKRVGSVDIPQEAFHELLKSSCSHR; encoded by the exons ATGTCTTCTCTGTGCAGAGCATCAAAGATCCTAAAATCATGCGGCAGAACCCCTTCCTATCTCAGCACTGGCAGATTGAGCTGCACTCCCAATTTAAGTTCAATCTTGAGTTGGACTCAAACTACATTTTTTGGGTCATATCCTAGGGAAAATCCGAATGTGGACTTGAGTCAGTACCCTCCCGATAAAATTCGCAACTTTTCGATCATTGCGCATGTTGACCATGGCAAATCAACGCTGGCTGACCGTCTTTTGGAGCTTACTGGAACGATAAGAAAAGGCCATGGCCAGCCGCAGTATTTGGATAAGTTGCAG GTAGAGAGAGAACGTGGAATAACAGTTAAGGCCCAGACAGCAACTATGTTTCATAGACATGACCTTCTTGGCACTGACACAAATTTCTTACTGAACCTAATTGACACGCCTGGGCACGTGGATTTTAACTATGAAGTTTCAAGATCTTTGGCAGCTTGCCAGGGTGTTCTACTTGTTGTGGATGCAGCTCAAGGTGTCCAGGCACAAACAGTTGCAAATTTTTATCTTGCTTTTGAAGCAAACCTCTCAATAATTCCTGTCATAAACAAAATTGATCAACCAACAGCTGACCCAGATCGAGTTAAAGCACAGCTGAAGGCTATGTTTGATCTCGATCCAGACGAAGCTCTTTTAACATCCGCAAAAACAGGGCAAGGTCTTGAGGCTGTCCTTCCTGCTGTGATCAAACGAATACCTCCTCCTCCAGGGCAGAGTAGTTCGCCATTAAGAATGCTTTTGTTGGATTCTTACTATGATGAATACAAAGGAGTTATCTGCCATGTAGCAGTTTTTGATGGTGCTCTGCAGAAGGGTGATAAAATTTCATCTGCTGCAACTGGCCAATCTTATGAAGTTTTGGATGTTGGGATCATGCATCCTGAGCTCACCCAGACTGGAGTCCTTTTCACAGGGCAAGTTGGATATGTCGTCAGCGGTATGCGTTCAACCAAAGAAGCACGTGTTGGAGATACTCTCTATCATACACGAAACTCTATAGATCCTCTTCCAG GTTTCAAGCCAGTAAAACATATGGTATTTTCTGGTCTATATCCTGCTGATGGATCTGATTTCGAAGCTCTTAATCATGCCATCGAAAGATTAACCTGCAATGACGCTAGTGTCTCTGTTACCAAAGAGAGTAGCACGGCACTTGGCTTGGGCTTCAG ATGTGGTTTCCTTGGCTTGCTCCACATGGATGTTTTTCATCAACGTCTTGAACAG GAACATGGAGCTCATGTGATTTCCACTGTTCCTACTGTGCCATATATTTTTGAGTATTCCGATGGCAG TAAAATACATATTCAAAACCCTGCTATACTGCCTTCAAATCCAAAACAACGAGTGACAGCTTGTTGGGAACCGACTGTGATAGCAACAATTATAATTCCTAGTGA GTATGTTGGTGCCATTATAACTTTGTGCTCGGAACGGCGAGGGGAGCAGTTAGAATACTCTTTTATTGACAG TCAGAGAGCTTTCATGAAATATCGATTACCTTTGAGGGAAATTGTTGTTGACTTCTACAATGAATTGAAGAGTATAACGTCAGGATATGCATCTTTTGATTACGAGGAAGCAGA CTATCAGGCCTCTGATCTGGTGAAAGTTGATATCCTGTTAAATGGACAACCAGTTGATGCTATGGCCTCTATAATTCACAGATCAAAGGCCCAAAGAGTTGGCCGTGAACTAGTGGAGAAGCTGAAAAAATTCATTGACAG gcaaatgtttgagataatcaTCCAAGCTGCTATTGGGTCCAAGGTCATTGCCAGGGAAAC GATATCGGCAATGAGGAAAAATGTTCTTGCAAAATGCTATGGTGGTGATGTTACTAGGAAGAAAAAATTATTGGAAAAGCAAAAGGAAGGAAAAAAGCGCATGAAACGTGTTGGGTCCGTTGACATACCACAGGAGGCCTTTCACGAGCTATTGAAGAGTTCATG CAGCCACCGATGA
- the LOC140838156 gene encoding translation factor GUF1 homolog, mitochondrial isoform X2: MSSLCRASKILKSCGRTPSYLSTGRLSCTPNLSSILSWTQTTFFGSYPRENPNVDLSQYPPDKIRNFSIIAHVDHGKSTLADRLLELTGTIRKGHGQPQYLDKLQVERERGITVKAQTATMFHRHDLLGTDTNFLLNLIDTPGHVDFNYEVSRSLAACQGVLLVVDAAQGVQAQTVANFYLAFEANLSIIPVINKIDQPTADPDRVKAQLKAMFDLDPDEALLTSAKTGQGLEAVLPAVIKRIPPPPGQSSSPLRMLLLDSYYDEYKGVICHVAVFDGALQKGDKISSAATGQSYEVLDVGIMHPELTQTGVLFTGQVGYVVSGMRSTKEARVGDTLYHTRNSIDPLPGFKPVKHMVFSGLYPADGSDFEALNHAIERLTCNDASVSVTKESSTALGLGFRCGFLGLLHMDVFHQRLEQEHGAHVISTVPTVPYIFEYSDGSKIHIQNPAILPSNPKQRVTACWEPTVIATIIIPSEYVGAIITLCSERRGEQLEYSFIDSQRAFMKYRLPLREIVVDFYNELKSITSGYASFDYEEADYQASDLVKVDILLNGQPVDAMASIIHRSKAQRVGRELVEKLKKFIDRQMFEIIIQAAIGSKVIARETISAMRKNVLAKCYGGDVTRKKKLLEKQKEGKKRMKRVGSVDIPQEAFHELLKSSCHR; encoded by the exons ATGTCTTCTCTGTGCAGAGCATCAAAGATCCTAAAATCATGCGGCAGAACCCCTTCCTATCTCAGCACTGGCAGATTGAGCTGCACTCCCAATTTAAGTTCAATCTTGAGTTGGACTCAAACTACATTTTTTGGGTCATATCCTAGGGAAAATCCGAATGTGGACTTGAGTCAGTACCCTCCCGATAAAATTCGCAACTTTTCGATCATTGCGCATGTTGACCATGGCAAATCAACGCTGGCTGACCGTCTTTTGGAGCTTACTGGAACGATAAGAAAAGGCCATGGCCAGCCGCAGTATTTGGATAAGTTGCAG GTAGAGAGAGAACGTGGAATAACAGTTAAGGCCCAGACAGCAACTATGTTTCATAGACATGACCTTCTTGGCACTGACACAAATTTCTTACTGAACCTAATTGACACGCCTGGGCACGTGGATTTTAACTATGAAGTTTCAAGATCTTTGGCAGCTTGCCAGGGTGTTCTACTTGTTGTGGATGCAGCTCAAGGTGTCCAGGCACAAACAGTTGCAAATTTTTATCTTGCTTTTGAAGCAAACCTCTCAATAATTCCTGTCATAAACAAAATTGATCAACCAACAGCTGACCCAGATCGAGTTAAAGCACAGCTGAAGGCTATGTTTGATCTCGATCCAGACGAAGCTCTTTTAACATCCGCAAAAACAGGGCAAGGTCTTGAGGCTGTCCTTCCTGCTGTGATCAAACGAATACCTCCTCCTCCAGGGCAGAGTAGTTCGCCATTAAGAATGCTTTTGTTGGATTCTTACTATGATGAATACAAAGGAGTTATCTGCCATGTAGCAGTTTTTGATGGTGCTCTGCAGAAGGGTGATAAAATTTCATCTGCTGCAACTGGCCAATCTTATGAAGTTTTGGATGTTGGGATCATGCATCCTGAGCTCACCCAGACTGGAGTCCTTTTCACAGGGCAAGTTGGATATGTCGTCAGCGGTATGCGTTCAACCAAAGAAGCACGTGTTGGAGATACTCTCTATCATACACGAAACTCTATAGATCCTCTTCCAG GTTTCAAGCCAGTAAAACATATGGTATTTTCTGGTCTATATCCTGCTGATGGATCTGATTTCGAAGCTCTTAATCATGCCATCGAAAGATTAACCTGCAATGACGCTAGTGTCTCTGTTACCAAAGAGAGTAGCACGGCACTTGGCTTGGGCTTCAG ATGTGGTTTCCTTGGCTTGCTCCACATGGATGTTTTTCATCAACGTCTTGAACAG GAACATGGAGCTCATGTGATTTCCACTGTTCCTACTGTGCCATATATTTTTGAGTATTCCGATGGCAG TAAAATACATATTCAAAACCCTGCTATACTGCCTTCAAATCCAAAACAACGAGTGACAGCTTGTTGGGAACCGACTGTGATAGCAACAATTATAATTCCTAGTGA GTATGTTGGTGCCATTATAACTTTGTGCTCGGAACGGCGAGGGGAGCAGTTAGAATACTCTTTTATTGACAG TCAGAGAGCTTTCATGAAATATCGATTACCTTTGAGGGAAATTGTTGTTGACTTCTACAATGAATTGAAGAGTATAACGTCAGGATATGCATCTTTTGATTACGAGGAAGCAGA CTATCAGGCCTCTGATCTGGTGAAAGTTGATATCCTGTTAAATGGACAACCAGTTGATGCTATGGCCTCTATAATTCACAGATCAAAGGCCCAAAGAGTTGGCCGTGAACTAGTGGAGAAGCTGAAAAAATTCATTGACAG gcaaatgtttgagataatcaTCCAAGCTGCTATTGGGTCCAAGGTCATTGCCAGGGAAAC GATATCGGCAATGAGGAAAAATGTTCTTGCAAAATGCTATGGTGGTGATGTTACTAGGAAGAAAAAATTATTGGAAAAGCAAAAGGAAGGAAAAAAGCGCATGAAACGTGTTGGGTCCGTTGACATACCACAGGAGGCCTTTCACGAGCTATTGAAGAGTTCATG CCACCGATGA
- the LOC140838156 gene encoding translation factor GUF1 homolog, mitochondrial isoform X3 translates to MFHRHDLLGTDTNFLLNLIDTPGHVDFNYEVSRSLAACQGVLLVVDAAQGVQAQTVANFYLAFEANLSIIPVINKIDQPTADPDRVKAQLKAMFDLDPDEALLTSAKTGQGLEAVLPAVIKRIPPPPGQSSSPLRMLLLDSYYDEYKGVICHVAVFDGALQKGDKISSAATGQSYEVLDVGIMHPELTQTGVLFTGQVGYVVSGMRSTKEARVGDTLYHTRNSIDPLPGFKPVKHMVFSGLYPADGSDFEALNHAIERLTCNDASVSVTKESSTALGLGFRCGFLGLLHMDVFHQRLEQEHGAHVISTVPTVPYIFEYSDGSKIHIQNPAILPSNPKQRVTACWEPTVIATIIIPSEYVGAIITLCSERRGEQLEYSFIDSQRAFMKYRLPLREIVVDFYNELKSITSGYASFDYEEADYQASDLVKVDILLNGQPVDAMASIIHRSKAQRVGRELVEKLKKFIDRQMFEIIIQAAIGSKVIARETISAMRKNVLAKCYGGDVTRKKKLLEKQKEGKKRMKRVGSVDIPQEAFHELLKSSCSHR, encoded by the exons ATGTTTCATAGACATGACCTTCTTGGCACTGACACAAATTTCTTACTGAACCTAATTGACACGCCTGGGCACGTGGATTTTAACTATGAAGTTTCAAGATCTTTGGCAGCTTGCCAGGGTGTTCTACTTGTTGTGGATGCAGCTCAAGGTGTCCAGGCACAAACAGTTGCAAATTTTTATCTTGCTTTTGAAGCAAACCTCTCAATAATTCCTGTCATAAACAAAATTGATCAACCAACAGCTGACCCAGATCGAGTTAAAGCACAGCTGAAGGCTATGTTTGATCTCGATCCAGACGAAGCTCTTTTAACATCCGCAAAAACAGGGCAAGGTCTTGAGGCTGTCCTTCCTGCTGTGATCAAACGAATACCTCCTCCTCCAGGGCAGAGTAGTTCGCCATTAAGAATGCTTTTGTTGGATTCTTACTATGATGAATACAAAGGAGTTATCTGCCATGTAGCAGTTTTTGATGGTGCTCTGCAGAAGGGTGATAAAATTTCATCTGCTGCAACTGGCCAATCTTATGAAGTTTTGGATGTTGGGATCATGCATCCTGAGCTCACCCAGACTGGAGTCCTTTTCACAGGGCAAGTTGGATATGTCGTCAGCGGTATGCGTTCAACCAAAGAAGCACGTGTTGGAGATACTCTCTATCATACACGAAACTCTATAGATCCTCTTCCAG GTTTCAAGCCAGTAAAACATATGGTATTTTCTGGTCTATATCCTGCTGATGGATCTGATTTCGAAGCTCTTAATCATGCCATCGAAAGATTAACCTGCAATGACGCTAGTGTCTCTGTTACCAAAGAGAGTAGCACGGCACTTGGCTTGGGCTTCAG ATGTGGTTTCCTTGGCTTGCTCCACATGGATGTTTTTCATCAACGTCTTGAACAG GAACATGGAGCTCATGTGATTTCCACTGTTCCTACTGTGCCATATATTTTTGAGTATTCCGATGGCAG TAAAATACATATTCAAAACCCTGCTATACTGCCTTCAAATCCAAAACAACGAGTGACAGCTTGTTGGGAACCGACTGTGATAGCAACAATTATAATTCCTAGTGA GTATGTTGGTGCCATTATAACTTTGTGCTCGGAACGGCGAGGGGAGCAGTTAGAATACTCTTTTATTGACAG TCAGAGAGCTTTCATGAAATATCGATTACCTTTGAGGGAAATTGTTGTTGACTTCTACAATGAATTGAAGAGTATAACGTCAGGATATGCATCTTTTGATTACGAGGAAGCAGA CTATCAGGCCTCTGATCTGGTGAAAGTTGATATCCTGTTAAATGGACAACCAGTTGATGCTATGGCCTCTATAATTCACAGATCAAAGGCCCAAAGAGTTGGCCGTGAACTAGTGGAGAAGCTGAAAAAATTCATTGACAG gcaaatgtttgagataatcaTCCAAGCTGCTATTGGGTCCAAGGTCATTGCCAGGGAAAC GATATCGGCAATGAGGAAAAATGTTCTTGCAAAATGCTATGGTGGTGATGTTACTAGGAAGAAAAAATTATTGGAAAAGCAAAAGGAAGGAAAAAAGCGCATGAAACGTGTTGGGTCCGTTGACATACCACAGGAGGCCTTTCACGAGCTATTGAAGAGTTCATG CAGCCACCGATGA
- the LOC140838157 gene encoding uncharacterized protein, with protein MQCPFVNVINLLLQVNLGRQFWEHSEMSKILILFCFMFLSFVSGSKLGFYEIKKGDFSVKVTNYGARIVSVILPDKNGKLADVVLGYDTIKEYMNDSSYFGAIVGRVANRIGGAKFVLNGTLYNLDANEGSNMLHGGKKGFSQVAWKVKKHKKHEEFPYITLSYYSVDGEEGFPGDVEASVTYALIEPYKLSVTMKAKVVKKATPVNLAQHSYWNLGGHNSGNILSNKLQIFASHITPVGKQLIPTGKIVSVENTPYDFRKSREIKGPIKDLPEGSKGFDINYVVDGRKGRKMKPVAVVYDKKSGRVMHLSANAPGVQLYTGNYIKNVTGKGGSIYQSHAALCLETQGFPDSVNHPNFPSQIINPGETYEHRMMYTFSTKK; from the exons atgcaGTGCCCATTTGTTAATGTCATAAATCTGCTACTTCAAGTAAATCTGGGGCGGCAGTTCTGGGAACATTCAGAAATGTCTAAGATTTTGATCCTGTTTTGTTTCATGTTCTTGAGTTTTGTCAGTGGTTCAAAACTTGGGTTTTATGAGATTAAGAAAGGTGATTTCTCAGTGAAAGTCACCAACTATGGAGCAAGAATCGTCTCTGTTATACTTCCTGATAAGAATG GGAAGTTAGCAGACGTTGTTCTTGGCTATGACACAATCAAAGAGTACATG AATGATAGCTCTTATTTTGGAGCCATTGTTGGCCGGGTTGCTAATCGTATTGGCGGTGCTAAGTTTGTTCTAAATGGAACTCTATATAATCTTGACGCTAATGAGGGATCTAACATGCTTCACG GTGGTAAAAAAGGATTCAGCCAAGTTGCTTGGAAGGTGAAGAAGCACAAGAAACATGAAGAATTTCCTTATATCACCTTATCGTATTACAGTGTTGATGGCGAAGAAG GATTCCCTGGTGATGTTGAGGCCTCTGTTACATATGCTCTTATTGAACCGTACAAACTAAGTGTAACCATGAAGGCAAAAGTTGTAAAAAAAGCGACTCCTGTGAACCTCGCCCAACACAGCTACTGGAATCTTGGCGGTCATAACAGTGGGAATATACTCTCGAATAAGCTGCAGATATTCGCATCACACATCACGCCTGTTGGCAAACAACTCATACCCACTGGTAAAATTGTATCAGTAGAGAATACTCCTTATGATTTTCGTAAATCCCGTGAAATAAAAGGGCCAATAAAAGATCTACCGGAGGGCTCCAAGGGTTTCGATATCAACTACGTGGTCGATGGTCGTAAAGGGCGAAAAATGAAGCCGGTAGCTGTGGTTTACGATAAGAAGTCTGGAAGAGTGATGCATTTATCAGCGAATGCTCCTGGAGTGCAGTTGTATACCGGTAACTATATTAAAAATGTGACGGGAAAAGGTGGATCTATTTACCAATCTCATGCAGCTTTGTGCTTAGAGACTCAAGGATTTCCCGATTCGGTCAATCACCCAAATTTCCCTTCACAGATTATTAATCCTGGAGAGACGTATGAGCATCGCATGATGTACACCTTTTCGACCAAGAAATGA